From Pseudomonas sp. stari2, a single genomic window includes:
- a CDS encoding S-type pyocin domain-containing protein: MPRKTLLPRIQNPPSGDGHHITTRFMTATELAEQDARQKKYDDMLARQQAYEDRFVRQTPQQSQLSAVGCVFAKSCNLPNGVINHESPAGFIPVERLANFGAFSLLGGREKDASGNIPLKKISGVNLPSALGTLVLGSPAFSAGASAASSVGAVTGGVAGGALAGMVALLWPSNLGDSSLYTEEQLRSLKEGRTRIRLHVEQQADGSLKGYGYNTQKRPHWEMIPVVQFVAQGSRQVADFGNGITLTWTPAVDPSSTSVIPPLESAPQTPTIWIYPPTEQADKIIVSPLYPPEYEDFILVFPADSGIKPLYIVLALEFDAASYHGKADTPVKSKGPANGQEALENSIQVKPTSPRRIGIDPETSEFVVFDRTGGDVYHGHVRPWDKLHQDMKNALIKAKKTDNKGNILGAKK, from the coding sequence ATGCCTCGAAAAACACTCCTCCCCCGGATTCAAAATCCGCCGTCAGGTGACGGGCACCACATCACTACCCGCTTCATGACTGCTACCGAACTTGCAGAGCAGGATGCCAGACAAAAGAAATACGACGATATGCTGGCCAGACAACAAGCCTATGAAGATCGTTTTGTTCGGCAGACGCCACAACAGAGTCAACTCAGCGCCGTAGGTTGTGTATTCGCCAAAAGCTGCAACCTCCCCAATGGCGTCATCAACCATGAAAGCCCGGCAGGGTTTATTCCTGTCGAAAGGCTTGCCAACTTTGGAGCGTTCTCACTGCTTGGGGGGCGCGAAAAAGATGCGTCGGGAAACATTCCCCTCAAAAAAATCAGCGGTGTCAATTTGCCGTCCGCACTAGGAACTCTTGTGTTGGGCAGTCCTGCTTTTAGCGCCGGCGCAAGCGCCGCTTCCAGTGTTGGCGCAGTCACGGGCGGCGTTGCAGGAGGTGCATTGGCGGGAATGGTTGCACTTCTGTGGCCATCGAATCTGGGGGACAGTTCGCTCTATACCGAAGAACAGCTCAGATCACTGAAGGAGGGCCGAACACGTATCCGGCTTCACGTAGAGCAACAGGCCGATGGCAGTCTCAAAGGGTACGGGTACAACACTCAGAAGCGCCCTCACTGGGAAATGATTCCGGTCGTGCAATTCGTTGCTCAAGGCTCTCGACAGGTGGCTGACTTTGGCAATGGCATCACATTGACCTGGACGCCAGCCGTCGATCCATCCAGCACTTCAGTCATCCCGCCGCTGGAAAGTGCTCCGCAAACGCCGACTATCTGGATTTATCCGCCGACAGAGCAAGCAGACAAAATCATCGTCAGCCCGCTTTATCCGCCAGAGTACGAGGATTTCATCCTTGTGTTTCCGGCCGACTCCGGTATCAAGCCTCTCTATATTGTCTTGGCGTTGGAGTTTGATGCTGCCAGTTATCATGGAAAGGCAGACACTCCTGTAAAGAGCAAAGGCCCTGCCAATGGTCAGGAAGCTTTGGAGAATTCAATTCAGGTAAAACCTACATCACCTCGCAGAATTGGTATCGATCCAGAGACCAGCGAATTTGTCGTCTTTGATCGCACAGGGGGCGATGTTTACCATGGACATGTCAGACCTTGGGACAAACTCCATCAGGATATGAAAAACGCGCTAATCAAAGCCAAGAAAACGGATAACAAAGGCAACATTCTGGGAGCCAAGAAGTGA
- a CDS encoding FKBP-type peptidyl-prolyl cis-trans isomerase, which yields MNDELQIIDLQPGDGKAAVKGALITTQYTGWLEDGTEFDSSWSRGKPFQCVIGTGRVIKGWDQGIMGMQVGGKRKLLVPAHLGYGERTMGKIPPNSNLVFEIELLEVLTRED from the coding sequence ATGAATGATGAACTGCAGATAATCGATCTTCAGCCCGGCGACGGAAAAGCCGCCGTCAAAGGCGCGTTGATCACCACCCAATACACCGGTTGGCTGGAAGACGGCACCGAATTCGATTCGTCCTGGAGCCGGGGCAAACCGTTTCAGTGCGTGATCGGCACGGGCCGGGTGATCAAGGGCTGGGATCAAGGGATCATGGGCATGCAGGTCGGCGGCAAGCGCAAACTGCTGGTACCGGCGCATCTGGGGTATGGCGAGCGGACGATGGGCAAGATTCCGCCGAATTCGAATCTGGTGTTCGAGATCGAGTTGCTGGAGGTTTTGACGCGGGAGGATTGA
- a CDS encoding diguanylate cyclase: MTQLWISLAIVVVLMVVIVVLIRRERALRRQLAEYRELLTRAAEGQNIRQDGDAERFKRSQYFARIGTWDWEVDTDRLYWSDAIFGMFGFKIGEVTPSYALFCSCVHPDDRAKVRAGELRCLETGENHDEEYRVVWPDGTIRWLRETGNVVRNDHDAVIKMMGVVRDITEEKASASYLQHLAHFDPLTGLPNRLVLEERLSEALEHARMTETRVALVFIDLNGFKAINDRYGHAAGDRVLITTATRLKRILRVSDTVARIGGDEFVVILQGLVPGLNLQDEARSICQKIFIELSPPITIGNDQRHIGTSLGVAVFPDHAPTMDRLLHIADLAMYEAKRSGNNQYRLGGESPVRASAPGFGM, encoded by the coding sequence ATGACTCAACTCTGGATCAGTCTCGCCATTGTCGTTGTGTTGATGGTCGTGATCGTCGTGCTGATTCGTCGCGAGCGTGCCCTGCGCCGGCAGCTCGCCGAGTATCGCGAATTGCTCACCCGCGCCGCCGAAGGCCAGAACATCCGTCAGGATGGCGATGCCGAGCGCTTCAAGCGCAGCCAGTATTTTGCGCGGATCGGCACCTGGGACTGGGAGGTCGACACCGACCGGCTCTACTGGTCGGACGCGATCTTCGGCATGTTCGGGTTCAAGATCGGCGAGGTGACACCCTCCTACGCCCTGTTTTGCTCGTGCGTGCACCCCGACGACCGTGCCAAGGTGCGCGCCGGAGAATTGCGCTGTCTGGAAACCGGTGAAAACCACGATGAGGAATACCGCGTGGTCTGGCCCGACGGCACGATTCGCTGGCTGCGGGAAACCGGCAACGTGGTACGCAACGATCACGACGCGGTGATCAAGATGATGGGCGTGGTGCGCGACATCACCGAAGAAAAGGCCTCGGCCAGCTACCTCCAGCACCTCGCTCATTTCGACCCGTTGACCGGCCTGCCCAACCGCCTGGTGCTGGAAGAACGGCTATCGGAAGCACTGGAACATGCGCGCATGACCGAGACGCGGGTGGCGTTGGTGTTTATCGATCTCAACGGCTTCAAAGCGATCAACGACCGCTACGGTCACGCCGCCGGCGACCGCGTTCTGATCACCACCGCTACGCGCCTGAAACGCATCCTGCGGGTCAGCGACACCGTCGCCCGGATCGGTGGCGACGAGTTCGTGGTCATCCTGCAAGGCCTCGTCCCCGGCCTGAACCTTCAGGACGAAGCCCGCAGCATTTGCCAGAAAATCTTCATCGAACTCTCCCCGCCCATCACCATCGGCAACGACCAACGCCACATCGGCACCAGCCTCGGCGTGGCGGTATTCCCCGACCATGCACCGACCATGGACCGGCTGCTGCATATTGCGGATCTGGCGATGTATGAGGCCAAGCGCAGCGGGAACAATCAGTATCGGTTGGGTGGCGAAAGCCCGGTGCGGGCAAGTGCACCGGGGTTTGGAATGTGA
- a CDS encoding RcnB family protein: MNNKTLIASLVLVAGIAGITPIVQAAQPSTDTVERSPTDGRELKVNDRAPDIYQRSEKAIKNWKQKGLKQPDPQAQWVQMNDKYVMVMITNGTIVDIKPVER; the protein is encoded by the coding sequence ATGAACAACAAGACCCTGATCGCCAGCCTGGTCCTCGTCGCCGGCATCGCCGGGATCACCCCAATCGTTCAAGCGGCGCAACCCTCGACCGACACCGTCGAACGCTCGCCCACCGACGGCCGCGAACTGAAGGTCAACGACCGCGCCCCGGACATTTATCAGCGCAGCGAAAAAGCCATAAAGAACTGGAAACAGAAAGGCCTCAAGCAACCTGATCCTCAGGCGCAGTGGGTGCAGATGAATGACAAGTACGTGATGGTGATGATCACCAACGGGACGATTGTGGACATTAAACCGGTGGAGCGTTAA
- a CDS encoding LemA family protein — protein MKIYLIVNLVLLALLGLYAVSLFNKLVARRNEIKNAFAQVEVQLKRRYDLIPNLVSIAKGYLAHERETLEAVIAARNAAVAGLEAAQSKPGNAQNIAQLGLADSALSSAVGRLNLTLEAYPELKASQNMQQLSEELSSTENKVSFARQAFNDAVMAYNTLKQSFPAVLLATSFGHREDAVPLKFADTLAIKTAPNVSF, from the coding sequence GTGAAGATCTACCTCATCGTCAATCTGGTATTGCTTGCGCTTCTGGGGCTCTACGCTGTCAGTCTTTTCAACAAACTTGTTGCCCGGCGCAACGAGATAAAGAACGCATTTGCCCAGGTCGAAGTGCAGCTCAAACGCCGCTATGACCTGATCCCCAATCTGGTCAGCATCGCCAAGGGTTATCTGGCCCATGAGCGCGAAACTCTCGAAGCGGTGATCGCCGCGCGCAATGCCGCCGTGGCCGGGCTTGAGGCGGCACAGTCGAAACCGGGCAATGCCCAGAACATCGCGCAATTGGGGCTGGCGGACAGTGCACTCAGCAGCGCCGTGGGTCGACTGAACCTGACGCTGGAAGCCTATCCGGAGCTCAAGGCGTCGCAGAACATGCAACAACTGAGCGAAGAACTGAGCAGCACCGAAAACAAGGTTAGCTTCGCGCGTCAGGCGTTCAACGACGCGGTGATGGCCTACAACACGCTCAAGCAGAGTTTTCCGGCGGTGCTGCTGGCGACCAGTTTTGGCCATCGCGAGGACGCGGTTCCGTTGAAGTTTGCCGATACGCTGGCCATCAAGACCGCGCCCAACGTTTCTTTCTGA
- a CDS encoding M48 family metallopeptidase: MNFFERQTQARNQTSRLIYLMILAIVMLIGMTSLPFVFNGFEDYLSGTGTLADAFLAMAVIALFISSIVVIGGLLKYRQLRAGGKVVAEKLGGRLLNGNVRTLDEQRLMNVVEEMAIASGTCLPAVYLLPDESINAFAAGFTPEDAAIGVTRGAVKLLTREELQGVIAHEFSHIFNGDMRLNTQLVAVVHGLLVLGLAGTYILASLLKRDKRDVRLMLVVFALGAALCVAGFIGNLYGNLIKAAVSRQREFLADASAVQYTRNPQSIVGALKKIGAHAQGSVISSPRAAEFSHLFFSTGGSGLLSRMFATHPDLSVRIRRIDPQWDGSFTTAAATDKPMPDQVAATAD, encoded by the coding sequence ATGAATTTTTTTGAACGACAGACCCAAGCTCGAAACCAGACATCACGGCTGATTTACCTGATGATTCTGGCGATTGTCATGCTGATCGGGATGACCAGCCTGCCCTTCGTCTTCAATGGTTTTGAAGATTATCTGAGCGGGACTGGCACGCTGGCGGATGCGTTTCTGGCAATGGCCGTTATTGCATTGTTCATCAGCAGCATCGTGGTGATTGGCGGTCTGCTGAAATATCGGCAACTGCGCGCGGGCGGCAAAGTCGTCGCCGAGAAACTGGGTGGCCGCCTGCTCAATGGCAATGTGCGTACCCTGGACGAGCAGCGGTTGATGAACGTCGTCGAAGAAATGGCGATTGCCTCCGGCACCTGCCTGCCGGCGGTGTATCTGCTACCGGACGAAAGCATCAACGCCTTCGCGGCCGGATTTACACCGGAAGACGCGGCCATTGGTGTGACCCGTGGCGCAGTGAAACTACTGACCCGAGAAGAACTGCAAGGGGTGATCGCCCACGAATTCAGCCACATCTTCAACGGGGACATGCGCCTAAATACGCAACTGGTGGCGGTAGTGCACGGCCTGTTGGTGCTGGGGCTGGCTGGCACTTACATACTGGCCAGCCTGCTCAAGCGCGACAAACGCGACGTGCGGTTGATGCTGGTGGTTTTTGCGCTCGGGGCCGCACTGTGCGTGGCCGGGTTTATCGGGAATCTATACGGCAATCTGATCAAGGCCGCTGTCAGTCGTCAACGTGAGTTCCTCGCCGATGCCAGCGCGGTGCAATACACGCGCAATCCGCAAAGCATTGTCGGCGCCCTGAAAAAAATCGGCGCCCATGCACAAGGCTCGGTGATCAGTTCGCCCCGTGCCGCCGAGTTCAGTCATTTGTTTTTCAGCACCGGCGGCTCAGGTTTGCTGAGCCGGATGTTTGCGACCCACCCTGATCTGAGCGTGCGGATTCGTCGAATCGATCCGCAGTGGGATGGGAGTTTTACGACGGCTGCCGCAACCGACAAACCGATGCCAGATCAGGTGGCGGCAACGGCGGATTGA
- a CDS encoding M48 family metallopeptidase, translating into MNFFEQQCRAKRRSVQLVILMFFAVLSLILVFCMLLILPLSYGKTLENMASDWQFFATVAALVTAVVLLGGLVKYVELTGGGKVVAHRLGGRLINHNAQTLQERRLVNVVEEMALASGTAVPCVYLLPDLGINAFAAGLTPQDAVIGVTQGAISLLSRDELQGVIAHEFSHIYNGDMRLNTQLVAIVHGIMVIGLAGNYLLRGLEDTPHSSANRKQPTILVSMFGTALCIVGFSGTFFGNLIKAAVSRQREFLADATAVQYTRNPDSIGGALKKIGGYKMGSTLRAARAAEFSHLFFGPVTSSAHLLSGHPDLRERIRRIDPDWNGTFVNVTEPQQDSMVARTVRAVPTKELP; encoded by the coding sequence ATGAATTTCTTCGAACAACAGTGCCGGGCCAAACGTCGCTCGGTGCAGCTCGTGATTTTGATGTTTTTTGCCGTACTCAGCCTGATTCTTGTGTTTTGCATGCTCCTGATTCTGCCGCTCTCATACGGCAAAACGCTTGAAAACATGGCGTCGGACTGGCAGTTTTTCGCGACCGTCGCGGCGCTGGTAACGGCTGTTGTGTTGCTCGGCGGGCTGGTCAAATACGTCGAACTGACAGGGGGCGGCAAAGTAGTCGCGCACCGCTTGGGTGGTCGTCTGATCAACCATAACGCGCAGACTCTGCAAGAGCGCCGCTTGGTCAATGTGGTGGAGGAAATGGCCTTGGCGTCCGGCACCGCCGTTCCTTGCGTGTATCTGTTGCCAGACCTGGGCATCAATGCATTTGCTGCCGGCCTCACGCCTCAGGATGCAGTGATCGGCGTCACTCAAGGTGCGATAAGCCTGTTGTCACGCGATGAACTGCAAGGCGTTATCGCCCACGAATTCAGCCACATCTACAACGGCGACATGCGCCTGAACACCCAACTGGTCGCGATCGTCCACGGGATTATGGTGATCGGGTTGGCAGGAAACTATCTCTTGCGCGGTCTTGAGGACACACCACACTCATCTGCCAATCGCAAACAGCCGACCATCCTGGTCAGCATGTTTGGCACTGCGCTGTGCATTGTCGGTTTCTCCGGGACGTTCTTTGGCAACCTGATCAAGGCAGCAGTCAGCCGGCAACGCGAATTTCTGGCCGACGCGACCGCCGTGCAATACACCCGCAACCCCGACAGTATCGGCGGGGCACTGAAGAAAATCGGCGGGTACAAAATGGGCTCGACCCTGAGGGCCGCCCGCGCTGCCGAATTCAGTCACCTGTTTTTCGGCCCTGTCACTTCCAGCGCTCATCTGCTCTCGGGCCATCCGGATCTGCGTGAACGCATTCGCAGGATAGACCCTGACTGGAATGGGACCTTCGTGAACGTCACCGAACCACAGCAGGACTCGATGGTCGCCAGAACCGTGCGGGCAGTGCCGACCAAAGAACTGCCATAG
- a CDS encoding MFS transporter, whose product MTASIPHGGSRAGAIFRVTSGNFLEQFDFFLFGFYATQIAAVFFPASSEFASLMMTFAVFGAGFLMRPLGAIVLGAYIDDVGRRKGLIVTLSIMASGTILIVLVPGYETIGLFAPALVLIGRLLQGFSAGAELGGVSVYLSEIATPGRKGFFTAWQSASQQVAIVVAAALGYGLNQWMAPQAVADWGWRIPFFVGCMIVPFIFFLRRNLAETEEFAARKHRPSMKEVFRTLGQNWGVVLGGMLMVALTTTAFYLITVYAPTFGKTVLHLSTSDALLVTLLVGVSNFFWLPIGGALSDRVGRRPVLIAMALLALATTYPALSYLVQAPSFSHMLLSLLWLSFIYGLYNGAMIPALTEIMPVEVRVAGFSLAYSLATAVFGGFTPAMSTFLIQYTGDKAAPGYWMSIGALCALCATLYLYRRAGGRLQPATA is encoded by the coding sequence ATGACAGCCTCAATCCCACACGGCGGCTCGCGGGCCGGCGCCATTTTCCGGGTCACCTCGGGTAACTTCCTCGAACAGTTCGACTTCTTTCTGTTCGGTTTCTACGCCACGCAGATTGCGGCGGTGTTCTTCCCGGCGAGCAGTGAGTTCGCCTCTCTGATGATGACTTTTGCAGTGTTCGGCGCAGGCTTTTTGATGCGTCCGCTGGGGGCTATTGTGCTCGGCGCGTACATCGATGACGTCGGTCGTCGCAAGGGCTTGATCGTCACCCTGTCGATCATGGCCAGCGGCACGATACTGATTGTGCTGGTGCCCGGATATGAAACCATCGGTCTGTTCGCCCCGGCGCTGGTGTTGATCGGGCGGCTGCTGCAAGGGTTCTCTGCCGGTGCGGAACTGGGTGGGGTTTCGGTGTATCTCTCGGAGATCGCTACGCCCGGCCGCAAAGGCTTTTTCACCGCCTGGCAGTCGGCCAGCCAGCAGGTAGCCATCGTCGTCGCCGCTGCGCTGGGTTATGGCTTGAACCAGTGGATGGCACCGCAAGCAGTCGCCGATTGGGGCTGGCGGATTCCGTTTTTCGTGGGCTGCATGATCGTGCCGTTCATCTTCTTTCTGCGGCGCAATCTGGCGGAAACCGAAGAGTTCGCCGCCCGCAAACATCGCCCGAGCATGAAGGAAGTGTTCCGCACCCTCGGCCAGAACTGGGGCGTGGTGCTGGGCGGGATGCTGATGGTTGCCCTGACCACCACCGCGTTTTACTTGATCACCGTGTACGCACCGACCTTCGGCAAAACCGTACTGCACCTGAGCACATCGGATGCGTTGCTGGTGACCTTGCTGGTGGGCGTTTCCAACTTCTTCTGGCTGCCGATTGGCGGGGCGTTGTCCGATCGTGTCGGCCGCCGTCCGGTGCTGATCGCCATGGCGTTGCTGGCCCTGGCCACTACTTATCCGGCGCTGTCGTATCTGGTACAGGCGCCAAGCTTCAGCCACATGCTGCTGTCGCTGTTGTGGCTGTCGTTCATCTACGGCCTGTACAACGGCGCGATGATTCCAGCGCTGACCGAGATCATGCCGGTGGAAGTGCGGGTGGCCGGTTTCTCCCTGGCTTATAGCCTCGCCACTGCCGTATTCGGTGGATTCACTCCAGCCATGTCGACCTTCCTGATCCAGTACACCGGCGATAAAGCCGCACCGGGTTACTGGATGAGCATCGGCGCACTGTGTGCATTGTGCGCGACGCTGTATCTGTATCGCCGCGCCGGCGGTCGTCTGCAACCTGCTACTGCCTGA
- a CDS encoding substrate-binding domain-containing protein — translation MKKLFTVTALLAGLAFNVAAQAEELRVMTSGGFTAAYKILGPKFAAATGNTLDTQLGPSMGKAPEAIPNRLARGEKADVVIMVGYALDDLIKQGKVDPASRVELADSRIGLVVREGAPKPDISNVDALKKTLLDAKSVAYSDSASGVYIEQQLFKKLGIEDQLKPKAKMIPKIPVGSVVATGDYQLGFQQVSELLPVPGVSFVAKIPESVQSVTRFAAGIPVGAQHPQEAKALLAYLAAPAAQADVQATGLDSVKR, via the coding sequence ATGAAAAAACTGTTTACCGTTACAGCCCTGCTCGCCGGTCTTGCGTTCAACGTTGCGGCCCAGGCCGAAGAGCTGCGGGTCATGACCTCCGGCGGTTTCACCGCTGCCTACAAGATCCTCGGGCCGAAATTCGCCGCTGCCACCGGCAACACCCTGGACACCCAACTCGGCCCGTCGATGGGCAAGGCACCGGAGGCAATCCCCAATCGCCTTGCCCGTGGCGAAAAGGCCGACGTGGTGATCATGGTCGGCTACGCCCTCGATGATCTGATCAAACAAGGCAAGGTCGACCCCGCGTCGCGGGTAGAACTGGCGGATTCGCGAATCGGCCTGGTGGTGCGCGAGGGTGCCCCGAAACCGGACATCAGCAACGTCGATGCCCTGAAGAAAACCCTGCTTGATGCAAAATCGGTGGCCTACTCCGACAGCGCCAGCGGCGTGTACATCGAGCAGCAACTGTTCAAGAAACTCGGTATCGAAGATCAGCTGAAACCGAAGGCCAAGATGATCCCGAAAATCCCGGTGGGTTCGGTGGTCGCGACCGGCGACTATCAACTGGGCTTCCAGCAGGTCAGCGAGTTGCTGCCGGTGCCTGGTGTGAGTTTTGTGGCGAAGATTCCTGAATCGGTGCAGTCGGTGACACGATTTGCTGCGGGTATTCCGGTGGGTGCGCAGCATCCGCAGGAAGCAAAAGCGTTGCTCGCCTACCTCGCGGCACCTGCCGCCCAGGCTGACGTGCAGGCCACCGGGCTGGATTCGGTCAAGCGCTGA
- a CDS encoding LysR family transcriptional regulator — translation MAINFDLNDLQAFRAVVEQGSFRKAADTVRLSQPALSRRIEKLEDALGVKLFERTTRKVSLTQAGRGFMPSVERLLDDLDVALLGISEVASNRQGHVTVACVPSAAYYFMPSVVARYHRQFPRIKVKVLDSSAHDVLSAVVNGEADFGLSFMGTQEAGVDFEPLVQESYVVACRRDHPLAGRSSVTWDEFYRQDYISLDKTSGNRFLLDQALAKVVPQRPSICETRHVTTMIGLVEAGLGVAAVPLMAMPAADHPILTRVPLTDPQVMRSVGIIKRRGRTLTPAALELERLVVEMKVQPPTVSA, via the coding sequence ATGGCCATCAACTTCGACCTCAACGACCTGCAAGCCTTTCGCGCTGTGGTCGAGCAGGGCAGTTTCCGCAAGGCTGCCGACACCGTGCGCCTGTCGCAACCGGCCCTGAGCCGACGCATCGAAAAGCTCGAAGACGCCCTCGGCGTGAAGCTGTTCGAACGCACCACACGCAAGGTCAGCCTGACTCAGGCCGGGCGCGGTTTCATGCCCAGCGTCGAGCGTTTGCTGGACGATCTGGACGTCGCGTTGCTCGGCATCAGTGAAGTCGCCTCGAATCGGCAGGGCCACGTGACTGTCGCCTGCGTGCCGTCGGCGGCGTATTACTTCATGCCGAGCGTGGTCGCCCGCTATCACCGGCAGTTCCCGCGCATCAAAGTCAAAGTCCTCGATTCCAGCGCCCACGACGTGCTGAGCGCGGTGGTCAATGGCGAGGCGGATTTCGGTCTGAGTTTCATGGGCACCCAGGAGGCGGGCGTGGATTTCGAGCCGCTGGTGCAGGAGAGCTACGTGGTTGCCTGTCGCCGCGATCATCCGCTGGCCGGGCGCAGCAGCGTGACCTGGGACGAGTTCTACCGGCAGGATTACATCTCGCTCGACAAGACCTCGGGCAACCGGTTTCTGCTCGATCAGGCGCTGGCCAAAGTGGTGCCGCAGCGTCCGAGTATCTGCGAGACGCGGCATGTGACGACCATGATCGGTCTGGTGGAGGCGGGGCTGGGTGTGGCGGCGGTGCCGTTGATGGCGATGCCGGCGGCGGATCATCCGATCCTGACGCGGGTGCCGCTGACCGATCCGCAAGTGATGCGCAGCGTCGGCATCATCAAGCGCCGGGGTCGTACGCTGACCCCGGCGGCACTGGAACTGGAGCGGCTGGTCGTGGAAATGAAAGTCCAGCCGCCGACGGTCAGCGCTTGA
- a CDS encoding monovalent cation:proton antiporter-2 (CPA2) family protein encodes MPHEGNLLQAAVVFLFAAVLTVPLAKRLQLGAVLGYLFAGVIIGPSVLGLIGNPQSVSHISELGVVLLLFIIGLELSPRRLWVMRKSVFGVGLAQVLLTGSVIGVLALSVFGQPLNSAIVLGLGLALSSTAFGLQSLAERKELTSPHGRLAFAILLFQDIAAIPLIALVPMLAGVDHHTSTADDVRHSLQVLGSIAVVVIGGRYLLRPVFRIVAKTGLPEVSTATALLVVIGTAWMMDMVGVSMALGAFLAGLLLADSEYRHELEAQIEPFKGLLLGLFFISVGMGANLSLLLSAPITVLGLTLLLIALKLPLLFVVGRLAGGLSKVSAIRLGIVLAAGGEFAFVVFKIGRDQGLFEPRLYDLLVLTITLSMAVTPLLLLICARLVSPKVQPVEVPEKFRQIDTETPRVVIAGMGRMGQIVARILRAQNIKFVALDTSVETIELSRSFGGVPVFYGDPMRPEILSAAKVGEAEYFVIATDDPETNIKTAEIVRKLYPHMKIIARARNRQHVHRLVDVGADPIRETYYSSLEMSRRTLVGLGLTQAQADARIKRFKHHDEQVLEAQHAVYDDAAKVLQTAQEARAELARLFESDQLEEQSGKS; translated from the coding sequence ATGCCCCATGAAGGCAATCTGTTGCAAGCCGCTGTCGTGTTTCTGTTCGCGGCGGTGCTTACCGTTCCCCTGGCCAAGCGCCTGCAACTGGGCGCGGTGCTCGGTTATCTGTTTGCCGGGGTGATCATCGGCCCGTCGGTGCTGGGCCTGATCGGCAATCCGCAGAGCGTCAGCCATATTTCGGAACTGGGCGTGGTGTTGCTGCTGTTCATCATCGGCCTGGAACTGTCACCGCGACGTTTGTGGGTGATGCGCAAATCGGTGTTCGGCGTCGGTCTGGCGCAAGTGCTTTTGACCGGTTCGGTGATCGGCGTTCTGGCGTTGTCGGTGTTCGGCCAGCCGCTGAACAGCGCGATTGTCTTGGGTCTGGGCCTGGCGCTGTCGTCCACCGCGTTCGGCCTGCAAAGCCTCGCGGAACGCAAGGAACTGACCAGCCCCCACGGTCGTCTGGCGTTTGCGATTCTGTTGTTCCAGGACATCGCCGCAATCCCGCTGATCGCTCTGGTACCGATGCTCGCGGGCGTCGATCACCACACCAGCACCGCCGACGATGTGCGCCACAGTTTGCAGGTGCTGGGCAGCATCGCCGTGGTCGTGATCGGCGGGCGTTATCTGTTGCGCCCGGTGTTCCGAATCGTGGCGAAAACCGGTCTGCCGGAAGTCTCCACCGCCACCGCGTTGCTGGTGGTGATCGGCACCGCGTGGATGATGGACATGGTCGGCGTGTCGATGGCGCTGGGCGCATTCCTCGCCGGGTTGCTGCTGGCAGACTCGGAATATCGCCATGAACTGGAAGCGCAGATCGAACCGTTCAAGGGGCTGCTGCTGGGGCTGTTCTTCATCAGCGTCGGCATGGGCGCCAACCTCAGCCTGTTGCTCAGCGCACCGATCACGGTGCTCGGGCTGACGCTGCTGCTGATTGCGCTGAAGTTGCCGCTGTTGTTTGTGGTCGGGCGTCTGGCTGGCGGGTTGAGCAAGGTCAGTGCGATTCGACTCGGTATCGTGCTGGCGGCGGGCGGTGAATTTGCCTTTGTGGTGTTCAAGATCGGTCGCGATCAGGGTCTGTTCGAACCGCGTCTGTACGACTTGCTGGTGCTGACCATCACCCTGTCGATGGCGGTGACGCCGTTGCTGCTGTTGATCTGCGCACGACTGGTCAGCCCGAAGGTGCAGCCGGTGGAGGTGCCGGAGAAATTCCGCCAGATCGACACCGAAACTCCACGGGTGGTGATTGCCGGTATGGGCCGGATGGGCCAGATCGTGGCGCGGATCCTGCGGGCGCAGAACATCAAGTTCGTGGCGCTGGATACCTCGGTGGAAACCATCGAACTGTCACGCAGTTTCGGCGGCGTGCCGGTGTTCTACGGTGACCCGATGCGCCCGGAAATCCTCAGCGCGGCCAAGGTCGGGGAGGCGGAATATTTCGTGATTGCCACGGACGATCCGGAGACCAACATCAAGACCGCCGAAATCGTGCGCAAGCTTTACCCGCACATGAAGATCATTGCCCGGGCGCGTAACCGGCAGCATGTTCATCGTCTGGTGGATGTCGGCGCCGATCCGATCCGGGAGACCTATTACTCCAGTCTGGAAATGAGCCGTCGCACACTGGTTGGCCTCGGCTTGACCCAGGCCCAGGCCGATGCGCGGATCAAGCGCTTCAAGCACCACGACGAACAGGTGCTCGAGGCTCAACACGCGGTGTACGACGACGCGGCCAAAGTCCTGCAGACCGCCCAGGAAGCACGGGCGGAACTGGCCAGACTGTTCGAGTCGGATCAACTGGAAGAACAATCGGGCAAGTCCTGA